ACACAAGCTATATCCTCCCCATATTTATTAAATGCTTCTTTAACAGCCAAATGGTCATTGTATGGAAGCACCAATGTCAGTTTAGCTAATTCTTCCGGAACACCTGCGGTGCCAGGAACTCCAAAGGTAGCAACTCCCGAACCACCGCTCACCAAAAGACTGTCGTAATGTCCATGATAACAACCGTCAAACTTAACTACATACTTTCTTTTGGTGTAAGCTCTGGCTAACCTTATAGCTGACATGGTAGCTTCGGTACCTGAAGATACGAACCTCACCTTTTCAATGGAAGGCACAAGTTGACAAACCATTTGGGAAAGAGTGATTTCATGCACGTTAGTAAGTCCATAAGAAAGCCCTTTCTGTGCCTGTTGGAATATGGCTTCAACTACTAAAGGGTGAGAATGTCCCAATATGAGTGGACCCCATGAGCAAAGAAAGTCTATGTACTCTTTACCTTCCACATCCCATATTTTTGAACCCTTAGCCTTTTCCACAACTATGGGATTCCCACCTACAGCCTTAAAGGCTCTTACCGGAGAGCTTACGCCCCCGGGCATGTATCTTTTTGCCATTTCAAAAAGATCAGTATTCCTCATATTTTTAGAATAACATAGGTTAAGGAGCTCTAAGTATCTTAACCTTTTCTAAGGTTATAAGTCCACCGCTTATAAACTTTGCAATTTCCGGAAGTACAGCCTTTATGTTCTCTTCACAATCTATTATCTCAACAACTATTGGAAGGTCAGAAGATAACTTGAAAAGACCAGCTTTGTGTATTACTGATGACTTTCCGTAACCTAATATGCCTCTAAAGACAGTAACACCTGCTATATTTTTACTTTTGCAAAATTCAGTTATGTATTTATAAAGTGGTTTCCCCTCGTACTTGTCATTTTCACCAAAAAAGATACGAACTAAAAGCGCTTCTTCGCACTTCATAGTACTCTTCCTGTATTATAACCCAAAAGCGTTACAAAAATACCCACAAAAACACTCAAGAAAATGTAAAACATACCTTTAAAAACCTCACCGTTCATGAAGAGATTGTAACTCTCGTAAGAAAAAGTGGAAAACGTAGAAAAGCCTCCAAGAAAACCTGTTATCAGGAAGGCTCTGATAGCGGGTGATACTGCAAGTTTTTCAACAAAATAAGAGAAGAAAAAACCTATCAAAAAGCACGCAATGAGATTTACCACGAGTGTTCCAAAGGGGAAATCTATACCCACTTTATCCTGTAAAAATTTGGAAAGATAGTATCTAAAAATTGAGCCTAAAGCACCTCCCAAAGCTATAGCTATTGCCAAACCCATATCTGAGCCTTCTCCAGGCTTATGAGTCCACTTTTCAAATACTTGCTCACTTCTTCCAAAATCCCTTCCACTTTCTCCTCCTCATCAACAAACTCTATTACTACAGGAAGATCGTAAGACATAACCTCAATACCTTCATAATGATAATGTCCGGTAGTTCCATATCCTAAAATGCCTTTTAATACAGTTGCTCCACCTACACCTTTATCTTGCAATACTTTTAAGATCCTAGAATAAAGAGGTTCACTTTCAAACTCCTCGCTCTCTTTTAGAAACACACGAACCAGCACATGCATGAGAATATTATATCTTGTCCTTCTACTTTTACGGTGTATATTTAAAGAATGAATAACTATTCGGAGGATTACCATGTGCAGAGAGTGTGGTTGTTCGGTAAATCACCAGCACGTTCAGCATTCGGAGGATAAAAAGACTATTGAGGTGTTTACCAAAATACTTGATGCCAATGACAAGCAAGCTCAGGAAAACAGGGAGCATTTCCAAGAGTACGGTGTTTACTGTATAAACTTGATGAGCTCGCCCGGAGCTGGAAAAACAAGTCTCCTTGAAAAAACTATAGAGTTTGTAAGCGATGAGCTTAGGATAGGAGTCATAGAAGGAGATCTTGAAACTAATAGAGACGCTCAAAGGATAAAGGCGAAAGGCGCACCAGCTTACCAGATAACCACGGGAAATGCTTGCCATCTTGATGCCTTTATGGTTCACGAAGGTATTCATCACCTACCTTTGGAAGAGCTTGATGTGGTTTTTATAGAAAATGTAGGAAATCTCGTGTGTCCTGCATCTTACGATGTAGGAGCGCACCTTAACGTAGTTCTCCTATCAGTGACTGAAGGGGAAGACAAGCCAGAGAAGTATCCGGTAATGTTCAGATGCGCTGATCTCATGTTAATAACGAAGATAGACCTTTTACCTTATGTGGATTTTTCCGTGGATAAGGCAGTAAGCTCGGCAAGGAAACTAAAGCCTAACATGGATTTTATAACACTGTCCGCAAAGACTGGGGAAGGTATAGAGAATTGGATAGACTACCTGAAGTTTAAATTGAGGATCTACAAAAGGGTTGCGAAATGAACGTACTTTGGCTACAGAGACTTTCATGTTGCGGTAACACTCATTCCCTTTTAAACTGTGAAACCTTTGACTCTCTCCTCAAGGAAGTAAACTTTCTGTTTCATCCCTCCCTATCTGTAGGAGATGAGGAGGAGATCTTAAGTGAGGTGTTAAAAGGGGCTATGAAGGTGAACCTCCTTGTAATTGAGGGTGCTGTAAGGGGAGATGACAAAAAGATAAGAGAACTTTGCTACATCGCGGATTACGTTATGGCTGTTGGTAGCTGTGCCTCCTATGGTAACATACCCGCTTTAAAAGATTATAGGGTCTTTGGGCTTCAATACAGGTTTAAAGAAGCGGGAGGGCTTTTGGGAAAGGACTTTATCTCAAAGGGCGGGCTTCCAGTCATAAATGTATCGGGCTGTCCAGCTCATCCCGAATGGATAGTTGGGGTCATAAGGAGCTTGTCTAAGGGTATAAAACCTGAGCTTGACAACTACGGAAGACCAAAAGAGTTTTACTCGAGTTTGACACATTGGGGATGCACACGAAATGAGTATTTTGAGTGGAAGATAGAACCGGAAAGCTTAGGTTCTAAAAAGGGCTGTTTATTTTATAACTACGGATGTAGGGGTCCGATGACATATTCTTCGTGCAACATAATACTCTGGAATGGTGTTAACTCAAAAACCAGAGCTGGTACACCATGTTTTGGTTGTACTGAGTTTGATTTTCCCAGAGTGGGACTTTTTGAAACTAAGCAATTTGCAGGTTTACCAGCAGAGTTGCCCATAGGTGTATCAAAGAGAGGCTACATAATGCTCTCAGGTATTGCAAAAGTTTTTGCACCAGAGAGGTTAAAAATTGAAGGTTGAGAAAAGACTGCTTGCAAGAGTAGAAGGTACAGCTGAGCTTGAGCTTATTTGGAAGGATGGACATATTTATGATGCCAAGGTAAGAGTAGCAAGCTCAAGGGGTATTGAAAGGGTACTTGAGGGAAGACCCTTTATGGACGCACTTGCGATAACACCCAGGGTATGCGGTATATGTGGGCATGCTCATTTAATGGCGTGTGTAAAAGCTCTTGAAGATGCTATAGGACAGGTAAAACTATCCCAGAAAGCAAAACTCGTGAGGGACATAACGCTGATGATAGAGATGGTACAAAATCACATAAAGTGGTTTTACCTCTTCGTGATGCCGGACTTTATAAGACTCGGTGAGAAACTTGAAGAATTTGAACCTTTTAGGGGTAAAAAGTGGAAAAGCGCCATAAGTATCGCGTCGGAAGCTGTCAAGATAATAGCCATATTCGGCGGTCAATGGCCGCACTCTTCTTACGCTGTTCCCGGAGGCATCACATCAAATTTTACGAACGCTGATCTTTCAAAGGCTTTATCTATACTTGATAAAGTTACGGATTTCTTTCTTGAAGAAACAGTTGGTATGAGTATGGAGAGTTTTCAATCCTCTAAAAAGTTTGGCTATTGGGAAGAACTAAAAGGTGATGTGAAACTCTTTGCAGAACTTTGCGCCAAGTATGGGCTTGACAAGATAGGTTTATCTTACGGAAGATTCTTAACAGGGGGTGAAGTATTTCCTTGTATAAGTCCAGGTCACTTCACAGGAGAAAAGAAGTTATGTTCCTTGAACATATCAAAGATAAAAGAGACTGATATTTCTCCATACTCAGGTGCAAAAGTGGTACGTTACAATGGACTACCTTATGAAACAGGACCATTATCTCGGCAATTTCTTTCAGGTAATCCCTTCATCAAGAGGCTTTACAAAATCTACAGAGATAGTTATATGGTTAGAGTACTTTCCCGTCTTCTTGAGATCTGGGAACTTATAGATGCCACAAGGGAGAAACTTCTTTACCTATACGCCCTTATAAAAGAACCATCTTACTACACCCTCCATCAAAAACCGGAAAAGGTTACAGGTGAAGGCATAGGTATAGTTGAAGCGGCAAGAGGTACCCTCATACATAACGTGCGTATAGAAAAAGGTACTGTGATCAAGTATGACATTATAACCCCGTCGGTGTGGAACTTAGGACCCAGGTGTGAAAGATATTTAGGTGTAGCCGAAAGAGCTATGATCGGCTTGAAAAATCCCATACATGCGGAGATGGTTTTGAGAAGCTTTGATGCTTGTTCCGTATGTACAACTCATTAGGAGGAGGTATAATATGAAGAGGGTTCTTCTCTCACATGGTGGTGGTGGGGAAGATACATGGAGGCTTATAAAAGAAGTTTTTTTGAGACACCTATCCAACGAGTATCTTAATAAACTTGAAGATGCGGCTTTGCTTGAGGTAGATTCAAAAATAGCTTTTACCACAGATTCCTTTACCGTAAATCCTATCTTTTTCAAAGGCGGGAATATAGGAAAACTTGCAGTTGCGGGAACGGTAAACGATCTATCCGTTATGGGAGCAAAGCCCATTTATATGTCCTTAGGATTCATCATAGAGGAAGGTTTCCCTTACGAAGAACTTGAGAGTATAGTGATCAGCATGAAAGAAGAAGCACAAAAGTCTGGCGTGCTTGTGGTTGCTGGTGACACAAAAGTAGTCCCGCGAGGTAACGTAGACGGTCTTTTTATAAGCGCATCCGGTATAGGTAAAGTGCTTTACGAAGGTATCTCTTGCAGTAACGTAAAGGCTGGGGATGTAATAATTGTATCTGGTGGAATAGGTGAGCATGGTGCCTGCATACTCGCTCAAAGGGAAGGTATTCAAATGGATGTGGAACTTGAGAGTGATTGTAGGAGTTTATGGGATCTTATAGAAAAGATCATTAAATCCGGCGTGGAGATACATGCCATGAGAGATCCAACAAGGGGCGGGCTTTCAGCGGTTTTATACGAATGGGCGATAAGTTCGCGTGTATCTTTCTTAATTGACGAGGAAAACATACCTATTAAAGAACCAGTTGTTGGGCTTTGCGAACTTTTGGGTCTTGAACCTTACCACCTCGCCTGTGAAGGTAGGGTCGTTATAGCTCTTCCCGAAAAGGATGCGGAAAAGGTACTCAACGTAATTAGAAATCATCCTGACGGGGAAGATGCTCGGATAATTGGCAAGGCTATTCCGGTGGAAGGTTCTCCTAAGGTTATCCTCCGAACTTTTTACGGTACACACAGGGTACTTGATCCCCCTGCTGGTGAGCTTCTGCCGAGGATATGCTGATATGCATGAATTTTCCATAGTTCAGAGTCTTATAGAACTCATAGAGCAATACGCACAAGAAAATAGGGCTAAGAAGGTTACAAAGGTAGTTGTGAGCTTAGGTATACTTTCCGGTGTAGAACCTCACCTTCTTGAGCTTGCCTTCAACACTTTCAAAGAAGGAACCGTTGCGGAAGATGCCTTATTCGTGGTTGAGCTGGAGAGGTTGAAAATCAAGTGCAAAGAATGCCATACGGAAAGCGAAAAGGATCAGCTCAACATCCTTTGTCCAGTTTGTGGCTCTACAGACACGCAAATTACGGGCGGTCAGGATATGCTTCTAAAAAGCCTTGAATTGGAGTGTGAAGATGAGACTTAAAATAAATCTGAAAGGTGCAGTTCAAGGGGTAGGCTTTAGACCATTCGTTTATCGTATAGCTACTGAGCTTGGACTCAAAGGGTGGGTGATAAATGACTCCTCAGGCGTTGAGATAGAGGTTGAGGGCAAGGAGGAAGTTTTGCAGAAATTCTTGTTGCGATTGAGTGAGGAAAAACCACCTCTGTCCCACATATACTCACAAGAGATTGAGTACCTTGATGATGCAGGATACAACACTTTTGAGATAAGAAAGAGTAAGGGTGAAGGGAGAAAAGAGGTACTGGTGTTACCTGACATAGCTACTTGCGATGAATGTTTGAGGGAACTTTTTGATCCAGCCGATAGAAGATACCTATATCCCTTTATAAACTGTACCAACTGTGGACCGAGATTTACCATAATTGAAAAACTTCCTTACGATAGACCTCATACGACTATGAAGCTCTTTACTATGTGTGAGAATTGTCACAAAGAGTATGAAGATCCTGCAAATAGAAGATTCCACGCCCAGCCTAATGCCTGTCACATGTGTGGACCATGGCTTAGTCTTTACGGAAGTGACCGCAGACTATTAGGTGAACGTAATGAAGCGCTGAGACTCCTCATCAAAGCTTTAAGGGATGGTCTTATAGTGGCGGTAAAAGGGATAGGAGGCTTTCATCTTATGTGCGATGCAACAAAAGAAGATACCGTTAAACTCCTAAGAAAGAGGAAAAAAAGATCAGAAAAACCTTTTGCGGTTATGTTCAGAGATATACAGCAGGTAAATCTCTATGCTGAACCAACAGAATTTGAAAAGGCACTACTTTTGTCTCCCGAAAGACCTATAGTTTTAATAAAAAAGCGTAAAGAGCTTGCACCTTCGGTGGCACCGGCACTTAAAAGGATAGGAGCTTTTCTGCCTTATTCACCTCTTCATCACATAATTTTGAGTTCCCTTGACTTTCCTTTGATAGCCACATCCGGTAACCTATCCGACGAGCCTATAGTAAAAGACAACGAAGAAGCTCTTGAAAGGCTCTCAGCTTTTGCGGATATGATCCTCATACACAACAGGGACATAAAGAGGAGGTGTGATGACTCCGTTGTTAAGGTAGTTGGAGGAGTAGCGCTTCCCGTAAGAAGATCAAGGGGATACGCTCCTATGCCGATAAAACTTCCCTTTAAACTCAGCAGAAAAGTTTTAGCTCTTGGAGGTATGTTGAAAAACACCTTCGCTATAGGTTTTGATGATACTGTAATACTCAGTCAGCATATAGGTGATGTGGAAAATATAGAAACGCTCAAAAGTTTTGAATGTATGGTTTTTGATCTTATGGAGCTTTATGAGTTTGAACCTGATGTTGTTGTGTGCGATATGCATCCGAGATACGAAACTACCCGATGGGGAGAAGTATTCTCTCAAGCTAAAGGGATACCCATAATAAAAGTACAACACCACTATGCGCACATACTTTCGTGCATGGCTGAAAGGGGTATAAAAGAGGATGTTTTGGGAATAGCATGGGATGGTACCGGTTACGGCGAGGACGGAACCCTCTGGGGTGGTGAATTCATGGTTTGCAATTACGGAAATTACGACAGGGTTTTTCACATAAAACCCTTCAGATTGATAGGTGGGGAAAAGGCTGTCAAAGAACCCAGAAGGGTAGCTCTTTCTGTACTTTTTGAGCTTTACGGTAAAGAGGTCTTTGATATGGAAATAGAAACGGTAAGATCCTTTACAAATATGGAACTTGCGAATCTTTATAATGTATGGATCAAGGGAATAAACTCTCCTTACTCAAGTTCAGTGGGTAGGCTTTTTGATGCTGTTGCTTCCATCATAGGTGTGAGACACACCCTCTCTTACGAAGGTCAAGCCGCCATGATGATAGAAGATCTCTATAATCCTTTAGTAAGGGATCATTACACCTTTAGTCTGGAAAGATCACATATAGATTGGAGACCTATGTTCTATGATCTCATAAAAGACACAGATCGTGAGAAAATACCTTCAAGATTTATAAACACCCTTGCGAAAGTTTGCCTTGAGGTATCTTTGAGGGTAGGCATTGAGAATGTGTGTTTATCTGGTGGTGTTATGCAAAATGATCCCCTTGTGAGCAAAATCAAAGAGCTTCTTACGGAGAGGGGCTTTAAAGTTCACACACACCAAAGGGTACCACCTAATGATGGCGGGTTATGTTTAGGACAGGCTGTCTATAGTTCCCTTTGAAACAAAATTTTTAATCTATCCTCAAGTATCCTGATGGATTCTTCCATATCCTCTCTCTGAGAAGATGCCATGCGTGGAAATGCGGTTATTTCAATAGTTTCTAAAATGGGTTTGTTATCCCTATCAAAGAATACACCTATCCACACACCGTATATGCCTGTCTCTCTCCATTCAGCGGGCTGTGTCTTTGACTCAAGCCTTATCTTTACCTGACCTTCACCTAAAGTGTCAAGTATGGCTATCCTATCTTCTTCGGTTATGGGTATTTTGTTAATGTATATGATGTGTTCCTTGCCTTTTTCGTAAAGGTCTTTGAGAGCATGGAGTATTTCGTTCAGTATAGCTGGGGCATTCATAAGCATGATATAAACCTCTCTACGTATTCGTTCCATGCTTTTATACCATCCATAACTTCCACACATTCACCGTTTTTAAAGATCACCAAAGATGGCAGTCTAAAATCTTCCAGTATTTTCATATTTTCATCCGCGCATATGGAGAAAAATTCTATCTTATGACCGAAAACTTTTTCAAGTTCCGGAACAACTATGTCTGTATCAAAAATCTCCTTTATCTTATCCCTCTTTAGTTCCGACCTTACATAAAGCACGAAACTCATCCTTCTTTCTTTCAGCTTTTGTAATTGATCAAGACAGATCTTTTGCATGCTTGACCTCTATACCCCATTCTCTCAATTGATCCAATACCTCATTCAAAAGCTTATCAAAGTTATTCCTCACAGTTTGAGAAAGCTCTAAGGATATGTCAAGACTTTCTGGTTCCATACCTATCACAACTATCTCTTCGGGATACCTACCCGTTATTTCAGCTACCGCCAAAACTTCTTGAATACCTATCTCATGAGCGGAAACTTTTCTCCTAAAGTAAGTCTTTACTTCATCACCCCTGAACTTGTAAATAAAGCCCGGGGGGTTCCCCCCAAGCACCGCGTCAATTATCAACAATCTGTCAGTACCTTCCAAAAAGTAGAGAAGATCTAAGCCTAAAGTTCCACCATCTAAAAGCTCCACCTCCGTGTTGAAGGAGTATCTCCTTTTTAGTTCTTCTACAGCTTTTATGCCCATGCCTTCGTCCGATAAAAGTACGTTTCCTACACCCAGCACGAGCGTCCTCATCACTCCACATCCTTCAAATCAACTGGTTCTTTCTCAAATACTTTATAACCGCTGAACATGGAGGAAAGTTCTCCGTTCTTTTTGAGAGCTTCTTCTCTGATCACAAGATAAACGTGTAAAACTGCAAAGACGATTATAAGCCACGCGAGCCAATGATGCCACATGTGTACCATAAATTCTCCACCAAGAAAGCCAAGGATCCATCCCAAAAGGGAAGACCAAAAACTTCCTGGGCTGGACATACCGTACATGGCAAAACCTGTCGCTATCATTACAAATATTGCCAGATAAACTAATGGATAAACTGTTCTAGCACAAGCGTTCCTAACATACTCTTGACCTTCACCTTCTTTCATCACAAAGATGTACTTTAAAGTGATCTCTTTCAGTCCCATCCAATAATCTCTCCTCCAGATAGCGGGAAAGAGAAGCCTATCTCTCTTGTTAAACAGCGATATGATCACCCTAAAGATAAAAGAAGCGAGAAGGACATAACCTGCTATAAAGTGTATCTTTCTTATGAAGTCCATAGTTATGCCTTCCTTGTATGCGTATGTTGCTTCTACACCTACAGGTCCGAGAAAGAAAGGGTTTCCTATATATAGTCCTGTGATAAAAAGGGTTATTATGGTAAGGAAGTTCACCCAGTGCCATATTCTCAAACCCGGACTGAAAATATACACCTTCTTCGCCTCAATCTCTCTCATATTAAAACCTCCTTCAGTAACATACATTAGCACCTTGCACTTTCACTTCAACTATTTCTTGCCCTTCGGTGTTGTAAAGATGGGTAGAACAAGCAAGGCAAGGATCAAAGGAGTGTATACCCCTCAGAACTTCAAGGGGTTTATCCACGACCTTAATAGGCGTATCTTTCATACATTCTTCAAAAGCACCCTGCCCTCCCATAGGATCTCTTGGTGAACCGTTCCATGTAGTTGGAACTACGCATTGATAATTAGCTATCTTTCCGTCTTTTATTATCACCCAGTGGCCAAGGGCACCTCTTGGTGCATCTGTTATACCTACACCTTTCGCTTCTTTTGGCCATGTAGAAGGATCCCACTTTTCCATATTTGCAACGGATGTGTCTCCAGCCTTTATATTGTCGTAAAGTTTTTTCAAAAAGTAAAGATTTGCTGAAACACCCAACTGCGCTTCAAGTCCCCTTGCAGCGGTTCTTCCTACTGTTGTAGGTAGCCATACATGAGGAGGTATATCAAGCACCTTAGATACTAAATCTATCTGCTTGACCACCATTTCATCCATCCAGCTCGGCTTTATATGACCTTGCTTTACTCCGGTATAGACCACTATATACCTTGCCAGAGGTCCCACCTCGCAAGGTTTTCCTCTCCATCTTGGAGACTTTATCCAAGAGTACTTGCCCTGTTCGTCAAGGTACTTCCACTGGGTCTTTGTCCCTTCTTTTGGTCCTGTATAATTGGGTTCGGTGATGCCATCCCAAGGATGCAGTCCCTTTGTCTCGTCAGGATACTTGTACCAGGAATGAGCTACAAACTCCTGTATAATGCCAGGGTCCGCAAAATCCTTGCCTACAAGAGGGTAATACTTAGCTTTGTCCACACCTTCCGCAAAATTTTCTACAACACCGTTGCAGTGGTAAAGTATCTTGCTGTGATAATCTCCTGTCTTTATACCTTTGTAAGGCTCATCGGGAAACTCACCGTATCCTAATGTCCTCTTCTTTGCAAGTCCTCCACCGTAAAC
The sequence above is drawn from the Hydrogenobacter sp. genome and encodes:
- a CDS encoding DUF190 domain-containing protein, translated to MKCEEALLVRIFFGENDKYEGKPLYKYITEFCKSKNIAGVTVFRGILGYGKSSVIHKAGLFKLSSDLPIVVEIIDCEENIKAVLPEIAKFISGGLITLEKVKILRAP
- the crcB gene encoding fluoride efflux transporter CrcB; its protein translation is MGLAIAIALGGALGSIFRYYLSKFLQDKVGIDFPFGTLVVNLIACFLIGFFFSYFVEKLAVSPAIRAFLITGFLGGFSTFSTFSYESYNLFMNGEVFKGMFYIFLSVFVGIFVTLLGYNTGRVL
- a CDS encoding DUF190 domain-containing protein codes for the protein MHVLVRVFLKESEEFESEPLYSRILKVLQDKGVGGATVLKGILGYGTTGHYHYEGIEVMSYDLPVVIEFVDEEEKVEGILEEVSKYLKSGLISLEKAQIWVWQ
- the hypB gene encoding hydrogenase nickel incorporation protein HypB — protein: MCRECGCSVNHQHVQHSEDKKTIEVFTKILDANDKQAQENREHFQEYGVYCINLMSSPGAGKTSLLEKTIEFVSDELRIGVIEGDLETNRDAQRIKAKGAPAYQITTGNACHLDAFMVHEGIHHLPLEELDVVFIENVGNLVCPASYDVGAHLNVVLLSVTEGEDKPEKYPVMFRCADLMLITKIDLLPYVDFSVDKAVSSARKLKPNMDFITLSAKTGEGIENWIDYLKFKLRIYKRVAK
- a CDS encoding Ni/Fe hydrogenase; this translates as MNVLWLQRLSCCGNTHSLLNCETFDSLLKEVNFLFHPSLSVGDEEEILSEVLKGAMKVNLLVIEGAVRGDDKKIRELCYIADYVMAVGSCASYGNIPALKDYRVFGLQYRFKEAGGLLGKDFISKGGLPVINVSGCPAHPEWIVGVIRSLSKGIKPELDNYGRPKEFYSSLTHWGCTRNEYFEWKIEPESLGSKKGCLFYNYGCRGPMTYSSCNIILWNGVNSKTRAGTPCFGCTEFDFPRVGLFETKQFAGLPAELPIGVSKRGYIMLSGIAKVFAPERLKIEG
- a CDS encoding nickel-dependent hydrogenase large subunit; amino-acid sequence: MKVEKRLLARVEGTAELELIWKDGHIYDAKVRVASSRGIERVLEGRPFMDALAITPRVCGICGHAHLMACVKALEDAIGQVKLSQKAKLVRDITLMIEMVQNHIKWFYLFVMPDFIRLGEKLEEFEPFRGKKWKSAISIASEAVKIIAIFGGQWPHSSYAVPGGITSNFTNADLSKALSILDKVTDFFLEETVGMSMESFQSSKKFGYWEELKGDVKLFAELCAKYGLDKIGLSYGRFLTGGEVFPCISPGHFTGEKKLCSLNISKIKETDISPYSGAKVVRYNGLPYETGPLSRQFLSGNPFIKRLYKIYRDSYMVRVLSRLLEIWELIDATREKLLYLYALIKEPSYYTLHQKPEKVTGEGIGIVEAARGTLIHNVRIEKGTVIKYDIITPSVWNLGPRCERYLGVAERAMIGLKNPIHAEMVLRSFDACSVCTTH
- the hypE gene encoding hydrogenase expression/formation protein HypE, with the translated sequence MKRVLLSHGGGGEDTWRLIKEVFLRHLSNEYLNKLEDAALLEVDSKIAFTTDSFTVNPIFFKGGNIGKLAVAGTVNDLSVMGAKPIYMSLGFIIEEGFPYEELESIVISMKEEAQKSGVLVVAGDTKVVPRGNVDGLFISASGIGKVLYEGISCSNVKAGDVIIVSGGIGEHGACILAQREGIQMDVELESDCRSLWDLIEKIIKSGVEIHAMRDPTRGGLSAVLYEWAISSRVSFLIDEENIPIKEPVVGLCELLGLEPYHLACEGRVVIALPEKDAEKVLNVIRNHPDGEDARIIGKAIPVEGSPKVILRTFYGTHRVLDPPAGELLPRIC
- the hypA gene encoding hydrogenase maturation nickel metallochaperone HypA, whose translation is MHEFSIVQSLIELIEQYAQENRAKKVTKVVVSLGILSGVEPHLLELAFNTFKEGTVAEDALFVVELERLKIKCKECHTESEKDQLNILCPVCGSTDTQITGGQDMLLKSLELECEDET
- the hypF gene encoding carbamoyltransferase HypF codes for the protein MRLKINLKGAVQGVGFRPFVYRIATELGLKGWVINDSSGVEIEVEGKEEVLQKFLLRLSEEKPPLSHIYSQEIEYLDDAGYNTFEIRKSKGEGRKEVLVLPDIATCDECLRELFDPADRRYLYPFINCTNCGPRFTIIEKLPYDRPHTTMKLFTMCENCHKEYEDPANRRFHAQPNACHMCGPWLSLYGSDRRLLGERNEALRLLIKALRDGLIVAVKGIGGFHLMCDATKEDTVKLLRKRKKRSEKPFAVMFRDIQQVNLYAEPTEFEKALLLSPERPIVLIKKRKELAPSVAPALKRIGAFLPYSPLHHIILSSLDFPLIATSGNLSDEPIVKDNEEALERLSAFADMILIHNRDIKRRCDDSVVKVVGGVALPVRRSRGYAPMPIKLPFKLSRKVLALGGMLKNTFAIGFDDTVILSQHIGDVENIETLKSFECMVFDLMELYEFEPDVVVCDMHPRYETTRWGEVFSQAKGIPIIKVQHHYAHILSCMAERGIKEDVLGIAWDGTGYGEDGTLWGGEFMVCNYGNYDRVFHIKPFRLIGGEKAVKEPRRVALSVLFELYGKEVFDMEIETVRSFTNMELANLYNVWIKGINSPYSSSVGRLFDAVASIIGVRHTLSYEGQAAMMIEDLYNPLVRDHYTFSLERSHIDWRPMFYDLIKDTDREKIPSRFINTLAKVCLEVSLRVGIENVCLSGGVMQNDPLVSKIKELLTERGFKVHTHQRVPPNDGGLCLGQAVYSSL
- a CDS encoding hydrogenase expression/formation protein, translating into MLMNAPAILNEILHALKDLYEKGKEHIIYINKIPITEEDRIAILDTLGEGQVKIRLESKTQPAEWRETGIYGVWIGVFFDRDNKPILETIEITAFPRMASSQREDMEESIRILEDRLKILFQREL
- a CDS encoding thioredoxin; translation: MQKICLDQLQKLKERRMSFVLYVRSELKRDKIKEIFDTDIVVPELEKVFGHKIEFFSICADENMKILEDFRLPSLVIFKNGECVEVMDGIKAWNEYVERFISCL
- a CDS encoding HyaD/HybD family hydrogenase maturation endopeptidase, with protein sequence MRTLVLGVGNVLLSDEGMGIKAVEELKRRYSFNTEVELLDGGTLGLDLLYFLEGTDRLLIIDAVLGGNPPGFIYKFRGDEVKTYFRRKVSAHEIGIQEVLAVAEITGRYPEEIVVIGMEPESLDISLELSQTVRNNFDKLLNEVLDQLREWGIEVKHAKDLS
- the cybH gene encoding Ni/Fe-hydrogenase, b-type cytochrome subunit; translation: MREIEAKKVYIFSPGLRIWHWVNFLTIITLFITGLYIGNPFFLGPVGVEATYAYKEGITMDFIRKIHFIAGYVLLASFIFRVIISLFNKRDRLLFPAIWRRDYWMGLKEITLKYIFVMKEGEGQEYVRNACARTVYPLVYLAIFVMIATGFAMYGMSSPGSFWSSLLGWILGFLGGEFMVHMWHHWLAWLIIVFAVLHVYLVIREEALKKNGELSSMFSGYKVFEKEPVDLKDVE
- a CDS encoding nickel-dependent hydrogenase large subunit, giving the protein MARVVVDPVTRIEGHLRIELIVDEKSGKVQDAVSSGTMWRGIELILRGRDPRDAWAFAQRICGVCTSIHAYASVKCIEDALEIQIPKNANYIRNIMYGSLQVHDHLVHFYHLHALDWVSPVEALKADPVQTAVLQNQLLEKYGAIAELMPDPIGHRAYPKKFPKATPGYFRAFQEKIKKIVESGQLGIFAAHWWDHPDYKLLPPEVHLMAVAHYLNMLDVQRELFIPQVIFGGKNPHPHYLVGGMTCSISMNDMNAPINTERLAVVEDAIYTQAEAVNLFYLIDLLAIGHIYAQKGQVYGGGLAKKRTLGYGEFPDEPYKGIKTGDYHSKILYHCNGVVENFAEGVDKAKYYPLVGKDFADPGIIQEFVAHSWYKYPDETKGLHPWDGITEPNYTGPKEGTKTQWKYLDEQGKYSWIKSPRWRGKPCEVGPLARYIVVYTGVKQGHIKPSWMDEMVVKQIDLVSKVLDIPPHVWLPTTVGRTAARGLEAQLGVSANLYFLKKLYDNIKAGDTSVANMEKWDPSTWPKEAKGVGITDAPRGALGHWVIIKDGKIANYQCVVPTTWNGSPRDPMGGQGAFEECMKDTPIKVVDKPLEVLRGIHSFDPCLACSTHLYNTEGQEIVEVKVQGANVCY